One segment of Sylvia atricapilla isolate bSylAtr1 chromosome 8, bSylAtr1.pri, whole genome shotgun sequence DNA contains the following:
- the LDB1 gene encoding LIM domain-binding protein 1 isoform X2, with the protein MSVGCACPGCSSKSFKLYSPKEPPNGNAFPPFHPGTMLDRDVGPTPMYPPTYLEPGIGRHTPYGNQTDYRIFELNKRLQNWTEECDNLWWDAFTTEFFEDDAMLTITFCLEDGPKRYTIGRTLIPRYFRSIFEGGATELYYVLKHPKESFHNNFVSLDCDQCTMVTQHGKPMFTQVCVEGRLYLEFMFDDMMRIKTWHFSIRQHRELIPRSILAMHAQDPQMLDQLSKNITRCGLSNSTLNYLRLCVILEPMQELMSRHKTYSLSPRDCLKTCLFQKWQRMVAPPAEPARQQPSKRRKRKMSGGSTMSSGGGNTNNSNSKKKSPASTFALSSQDVMVVGEPTLMGGEFGDEDERLITRLENTQFDAANGIDDEDSFNNSPALGANSPWNSKPPSSQESKSENPTSQASQ; encoded by the exons gCTGTTCCTCTAAGTCGTTCAAGCTGTACTCGCCAAAGGAGCCCCCGAACGGCAACGCCTTCCCCCCCTTCCACCCAGGCACCATGCTGGATCGAGATGTGGG ACCTACTCCTATGTACCCACCGACGTACCTGGAGCCTGGAATTGG GAGGCACACGCCGTACGGGAACCAGACTGACTACAGGATATTTGAGCTCAACAAACGGCTGCAGAACTGGACAGAG GAATGTGATAATCTGTGGTGGGATGCCTTCACCACAGAGTTCTTTGAGGATGACGCCATGTTAACAATCACTTTCTGCTTGGAGGATGGACCAAAGAGATACA cgATTGGCCGGACTCTGATTCCCCGTTACTTCCGCAGCATCTTTGAAGGGGGAGCCACAGAGCTCTACTATGTCCTCAAGCACCCCAAGGAGTCCTTCCACAACAACTTCGTCTCGCTGGACTGTGACCAGTGCACCATGGTCACCCAGCACGGCAAGCCCATGTTCACCCAG GTGTGTGTGGAGGGGCGGCTCTACCTGGAGTTCATGTTTGATGACATGATGAGGATAAAGACGTGGCATTTCAGCATCCGCCAGCATCGAGAACTTATTCCTCGTAGCATCCTTGCCATGCAT GCACAGGATCCCCAGATGCTGGACCAGTTATCCAAGAACATCACACGCTGTGGGCTCTCAAACTCCACGCTCAACTACCTCCGA ctctgtgtaaTCCTAGAACCAATGCAGGAGCTCATGTCACGGCATAAGACCTACAGCCTCAGTCCCCGGGACTGCCTCAAGACTTGCCTCTTCCAGAAGTGGCAGCGGATGGTTGCTCCTCCCG CCGAGCCAGCACGGCAGCAGCCCAGCAAGCGCCGGAAAAGGAAGATGTCGGGGGGCAGCACCATGAGCTCCGGTGGGGGAAACaccaacaacagcaacagcaagaaGAAGAGCCCAGCCAGCACCTTTGCCCTGTCCAGTCAG GATGTGATGGTGGTAGGCGAGCCCACGCTGATGGGGGGGGAGTTTGGGGACGAGGACGAGCGGCTCATCACCCGGCTGGAGAACACGCAGTTTGACGCCGCCAACGGCATCGACGATGAGGACAGCTTCAACAACTCGCCGGCGCTGGGGGCCAACAGCCCCTGGAATAGCAAACCGCCCTCCAGCCAGGAGAGCAAGTCAGAGAACCCCACGTCGCAGGCGTCGCAGTAA
- the LDB1 gene encoding LIM domain-binding protein 1 isoform X1, whose product MSVGCACPGCSSKSFKLYSPKEPPNGNAFPPFHPGTMLDRDVGPTPMYPPTYLEPGIGRHTPYGNQTDYRIFELNKRLQNWTEECDNLWWDAFTTEFFEDDAMLTITFCLEDGPKRYTIGRTLIPRYFRSIFEGGATELYYVLKHPKESFHNNFVSLDCDQCTMVTQHGKPMFTQVCVEGRLYLEFMFDDMMRIKTWHFSIRQHRELIPRSILAMHAQDPQMLDQLSKNITRCGLSNSTLNYLRLCVILEPMQELMSRHKTYSLSPRDCLKTCLFQKWQRMVAPPAEPARQQPSKRRKRKMSGGSTMSSGGGNTNNSNSKKKSPASTFALSSQVPDVMVVGEPTLMGGEFGDEDERLITRLENTQFDAANGIDDEDSFNNSPALGANSPWNSKPPSSQESKSENPTSQASQ is encoded by the exons gCTGTTCCTCTAAGTCGTTCAAGCTGTACTCGCCAAAGGAGCCCCCGAACGGCAACGCCTTCCCCCCCTTCCACCCAGGCACCATGCTGGATCGAGATGTGGG ACCTACTCCTATGTACCCACCGACGTACCTGGAGCCTGGAATTGG GAGGCACACGCCGTACGGGAACCAGACTGACTACAGGATATTTGAGCTCAACAAACGGCTGCAGAACTGGACAGAG GAATGTGATAATCTGTGGTGGGATGCCTTCACCACAGAGTTCTTTGAGGATGACGCCATGTTAACAATCACTTTCTGCTTGGAGGATGGACCAAAGAGATACA cgATTGGCCGGACTCTGATTCCCCGTTACTTCCGCAGCATCTTTGAAGGGGGAGCCACAGAGCTCTACTATGTCCTCAAGCACCCCAAGGAGTCCTTCCACAACAACTTCGTCTCGCTGGACTGTGACCAGTGCACCATGGTCACCCAGCACGGCAAGCCCATGTTCACCCAG GTGTGTGTGGAGGGGCGGCTCTACCTGGAGTTCATGTTTGATGACATGATGAGGATAAAGACGTGGCATTTCAGCATCCGCCAGCATCGAGAACTTATTCCTCGTAGCATCCTTGCCATGCAT GCACAGGATCCCCAGATGCTGGACCAGTTATCCAAGAACATCACACGCTGTGGGCTCTCAAACTCCACGCTCAACTACCTCCGA ctctgtgtaaTCCTAGAACCAATGCAGGAGCTCATGTCACGGCATAAGACCTACAGCCTCAGTCCCCGGGACTGCCTCAAGACTTGCCTCTTCCAGAAGTGGCAGCGGATGGTTGCTCCTCCCG CCGAGCCAGCACGGCAGCAGCCCAGCAAGCGCCGGAAAAGGAAGATGTCGGGGGGCAGCACCATGAGCTCCGGTGGGGGAAACaccaacaacagcaacagcaagaaGAAGAGCCCAGCCAGCACCTTTGCCCTGTCCAGTCAGGTACCT GATGTGATGGTGGTAGGCGAGCCCACGCTGATGGGGGGGGAGTTTGGGGACGAGGACGAGCGGCTCATCACCCGGCTGGAGAACACGCAGTTTGACGCCGCCAACGGCATCGACGATGAGGACAGCTTCAACAACTCGCCGGCGCTGGGGGCCAACAGCCCCTGGAATAGCAAACCGCCCTCCAGCCAGGAGAGCAAGTCAGAGAACCCCACGTCGCAGGCGTCGCAGTAA